Proteins co-encoded in one Rudaeicoccus suwonensis genomic window:
- a CDS encoding biotin-dependent carboxyltransferase family protein, whose translation MSLQVLRAGPLATIQDLGRPGHGEVGVTPGGAADRAAVIAANRLVGNEISAAGIELLMGGLTVRATSRRLVAVTGAPAEVRVDGRPVAFGAALTMRAGETLSIGVPQVGLRTYLAVRGGVQAPLLYGSAASSPAAGLGPAPLAPGDHLSIGEATNSPQPQAFQPGRWIGDVEVGVILGPRDDWFTHVAIDILTHSAWSATGELDRVGIRLTGPTLQRARFDELLSEGMVRGAIQVPPNGQPLVFLADHPTTGGYPVIAVVRDSDVDRLAQVRPGDRVRFRTS comes from the coding sequence ATGAGTCTGCAGGTGCTGCGGGCAGGGCCGCTGGCGACGATCCAGGATCTCGGCCGGCCAGGTCATGGCGAGGTCGGAGTGACCCCCGGCGGAGCGGCCGATCGCGCCGCCGTCATCGCCGCAAATCGCCTGGTAGGCAATGAGATCAGCGCTGCCGGCATCGAATTGCTGATGGGCGGACTGACCGTGCGCGCCACCAGCCGCCGGCTGGTCGCAGTAACCGGTGCACCTGCCGAGGTGCGCGTCGACGGTCGGCCGGTTGCCTTCGGTGCAGCCCTGACCATGCGCGCCGGTGAGACCCTTTCGATCGGTGTGCCGCAGGTCGGTTTGCGCACCTACCTGGCCGTGCGCGGCGGAGTTCAAGCCCCGCTTTTGTACGGAAGCGCAGCGTCTTCACCCGCGGCCGGTCTCGGACCGGCGCCACTTGCACCCGGTGATCACCTGTCGATCGGAGAGGCGACGAATTCGCCTCAACCGCAGGCGTTTCAGCCCGGACGATGGATCGGCGACGTGGAGGTCGGCGTCATACTCGGGCCGAGGGACGACTGGTTCACGCACGTCGCGATCGACATACTGACGCACTCGGCATGGTCTGCGACGGGCGAGTTGGACCGGGTCGGCATCCGGCTCACCGGGCCGACGCTGCAACGCGCACGCTTCGATGAACTGCTGAGCGAGGGCATGGTCCGTGGCGCAATCCAAGTGCCGCCGAACGGCCAACCCCTCGTATTCCTCGCCGACCATCCGACGACTGGTGGCTACCCCGTGATCGCGGTCGTGCGCGACTCCGACGTCGACCGCCTGGCGCAAGTGCGCCCCGGCGACCGCGTGAGATTCCGCACCAGCTGA
- a CDS encoding 5-oxoprolinase subunit B family protein gives MLPCGDRALLVELPDEATRRAWDAALRVARRSAPLAGAVVEQVPAARTVLVRVHDASQLALVQDALTSIDAGASHAHVATQDDVLVIPVRYDGDDLATVADLFGLSMEGVVSWHTGDLWRLDFAGFSAGFGYLLQDNVIDPRQVPRLESPRVRVPAGSVALAGAWTGIYPTATSGGWQLIGHTEMPMWDAARQPPALLTPGRAIRFEAVR, from the coding sequence ATGCTGCCGTGCGGCGACCGGGCGCTGCTCGTCGAACTGCCGGACGAGGCCACCCGGCGCGCCTGGGATGCGGCCCTGCGGGTCGCACGCCGGTCGGCACCACTGGCCGGCGCCGTCGTCGAGCAGGTGCCCGCGGCACGCACGGTGCTCGTGCGCGTGCATGACGCATCCCAACTGGCGCTCGTTCAAGACGCGTTGACATCCATCGATGCCGGGGCATCTCACGCACACGTCGCCACCCAGGACGACGTGCTCGTCATACCGGTGCGTTACGACGGTGACGACCTGGCGACCGTGGCCGACCTTTTCGGCCTGAGCATGGAGGGGGTCGTGAGCTGGCACACCGGCGACCTGTGGCGGCTCGACTTCGCGGGATTCTCCGCCGGCTTCGGATATCTGTTGCAGGACAACGTGATCGACCCTCGTCAGGTGCCGCGACTGGAGTCTCCACGCGTGCGCGTGCCTGCGGGCTCGGTAGCGCTCGCCGGGGCCTGGACCGGCATTTATCCGACTGCCACCTCGGGCGGCTGGCAACTGATCGGCCACACCGAGATGCCGATGTGGGACGCCGCCCGTCAGCCGCCCGCATTGCTGACGCCGGGCCGCGCGATCCGATTCGAAGCCGTGCGATGA